GCGCCGGGGTAGCGGTTCCAGTACCAGGTGCCGCCCACGTCGGAGCCGTTCTCGAACACCCGCACCCGTAGTCCGAGCTCACGCAGCCGGTGAAGCTGGTAGAGCCCGGCCAGACCCGCTCCCACCACCACCGCGTCCGGTTCGGTGGAGTCCGATTCCGGAAAGTCCGTTGCCAATGAGTCCGATTCGGACATTTTCGCCTCCGGCGCGAGCGTGGTCCTCGACGTCAGCTTCGTTTCCATCGTTGTGGGAGGTACTCCTCGACCGCTCCGACGATGTAGTCCACCCCGGCCGCGCTGCCGGGAAGCACGTCGATCTGGGTGAGGAAGCCGTGCGTCTGTCCGGTGAAGCAGTGGTGCCGCATCGGCACGCCCGCTCGGCGCAACCGTTCGGCGTAGGCGTCGCCCTCGTCGCGCAGCATGTCGTGCTCCGCGGTCAGCACCACGGCGGGCGGTAGTCCGGACAGCTCGGTCGCACGCAGCGGGGAGGCATCGAACTCGCCGCGCCGCGCGACCACCGCCGCGAGATTCCCGCCCGCGCTGTCGCCCGCCACCAGCAGCGGCATCTCCGCGTCACCCAGCGCGGCACGCTGCTTGTCGGCCCACCGCAGCGCCGTCAGCGCGTCCTCGACGGCGGTGGGGTAGCGGTGTTCCGGCGCGAGCCGGTAGTCCACCAACGCGACGGCGCAGCCGGTGCGGGCGGCAAGGGTGCGTCCGAGCTGTTCGAAAAGGGCCGCGTCACCGAGCACCCAGCCGCCGCCGTGGTAGTAGACCAGTGTCCCGCGCGGTGAGTCGTTCGGTGTGAGCAGTCGGATCGGGATCGACTCGTCGCCGTCGACCGGTATCTCGACCAGCTCCACGTGGCGCATCTCCGGAGTGGGTGGCCCGTTCTCGGGTTGTTGGGCGCCCATGAACTCGCGTGCCTCGGCCGGGGTCATCTCCTGCAGCGGTTTCGAACCCTGTTCCGCCATCCGGTCCAGCAGCGCGCTGGTCGCGTCGTCGAGCGCCAATTCGGCTCCGTGCTCGTGTCCGTTCTCGGTCCACGATGAATATGCGACGCGCTTGGCCGTTGTGTAAATACAACTTCCCTGTGAGCGAGCTCGACCCTTCGAATGGCGTAATCATCGTCGTGTCGCGGAGTCCGGACAGGCCGCGACGGAGGAGGGCCTCGGGTTTCGGCTCAGCGCCAGGTGGTGGTCTTCTCGGCGGCCAGCCGGATCTCGGCCGCCAGCTGCGAGATCGGCATCGCGACCATGTTCTGCGAGATGTTGACCGGTGTTCCCATCATCCTGGCGTTGCCGCGCACCAGGAAGCCACGCCAGCCCGTGGTGCGGTCGAGCACCGCGCTCGGGTCGAACAGCGTAACGCTGAGCACGCGCTGCGTGCCGTCGTTGTCGGCCATGGCCCCGGAGACCTCCCGCCATGCCACGAATCCCACGCCGGTGAACGAGGCGTGGTCGTACAGTCCCTCGTTGTCCAGCACCACCACCGGTTTCGGCTTGGCCAGCCGCACGGCGCCGTAGATCAGGCAGCCGCCGAAGAACACGATCGCCAGCGCGCTCAGCGCGAGGAAGACCCCCGCGAGCGGGGCCGAGCTCATGGCGGTGACGGCCTGGTAGCACATGAACACCCCGAAAAGCACGAAGACCAGCGCGCCCAGGATCACCAGCCCCAGCCGGATCCGGTTCGGGTAGATCGCTAATCGGTAGTCCCGTTGACCGGGCTGTCCGTTGCGCTGGACCCCTCTCATCCGTTCCGCTCCTCCTGTAAGGCTGCGCGCCCCGCCGCGGGACCAGGCTCGTCGGCGGAGCCATTCCGAGAAGTAGAGCCTGCCATGTCGGCCGGGCG
This portion of the Actinopolyspora lacussalsi genome encodes:
- a CDS encoding hypothetical protein (product_source=Hypo-rule applied; transmembrane_helix_parts=Inside_1_25,TMhelix_26_48,Outside_49_57,TMhelix_58_80,Inside_81_189), whose translation is MRGVQRNGQPGQRDYRLAIYPNRIRLGLVILGALVFVLFGVFMCYQAVTAMSSAPLAGVFLALSALAIVFFGGCLIYGAVRLAKPKPVVVLDNEGLYDHASFTGVGFVAWREVSGAMADNDGTQRVLSVTLFDPSAVLDRTTGWRGFLVRGNARMMGTPVNISQNMVAMPISQLAAEIRLAAEKTTTWR
- a CDS encoding acetyl esterase (product_source=KO:K01066; cath_funfam=3.40.50.1820; cog=COG0657; ko=KO:K01066; pfam=PF07859; superfamily=53474); the encoded protein is MALDDATSALLDRMAEQGSKPLQEMTPAEAREFMGAQQPENGPPTPEMRHVELVEIPVDGDESIPIRLLTPNDSPRGTLVYYHGGGWVLGDAALFEQLGRTLAARTGCAVALVDYRLAPEHRYPTAVEDALTALRWADKQRAALGDAEMPLLVAGDSAGGNLAAVVARRGEFDASPLRATELSGLPPAVVLTAEHDMLRDEGDAYAERLRRAGVPMRHHCFTGQTHGFLTQIDVLPGSAAGVDYIVGAVEEYLPQRWKRS